The following are encoded in a window of uncultured Ilyobacter sp. genomic DNA:
- a CDS encoding glycosyltransferase family 4 protein, with amino-acid sequence MKKILMIGPFPEPVHGMSMANEILFHGLCEKGYKMDHINTALLSKIQSTKDQNKISFEKFFIAIKHMTGELLKLFKNKYDLIYITPGHSFLGFMRYSPYMIFCSIKKIPYLLHSHGGQLGQTYNDSGTLKKALLKFFVKKSKGAIVLGESLKWMFQDMIPHDKILVCHNGVPRNVLSPEEDIDKKIDKITEQTNLLYLSNLMKEKGVLDLLNSLEYLDEKKLNYRLNLAGNIEKNLEREVFALIEKHKDRVSYLGVLGGEEKRRLLLNSDIFILPTYYPIEGQPISILEAMINGCAIVTTDQGGIGDIFKKNLNGIECLKKNPYSIYTAILETAKELKKFQKYNYEKAINDYRPEDFVERVNRIMTSSIK; translated from the coding sequence ATGAAAAAAATACTGATGATAGGACCCTTTCCTGAGCCAGTCCATGGAATGAGTATGGCAAATGAGATCCTTTTCCATGGACTCTGTGAAAAGGGCTATAAAATGGATCATATAAATACTGCTTTACTTTCAAAAATCCAAAGTACGAAAGATCAAAATAAAATATCTTTTGAAAAATTTTTTATTGCAATTAAACATATGACAGGAGAACTTTTAAAACTTTTTAAAAATAAATATGATTTAATTTATATTACCCCAGGCCACAGTTTCCTAGGTTTTATGAGATATTCCCCTTATATGATTTTTTGCTCAATAAAAAAAATCCCATATCTTTTACACAGCCATGGAGGACAGCTAGGCCAAACCTATAACGACTCTGGAACTTTAAAAAAAGCCCTCCTTAAATTTTTTGTCAAAAAATCCAAGGGTGCGATTGTTCTTGGAGAAAGTTTAAAGTGGATGTTTCAGGATATGATTCCTCATGATAAAATTCTTGTATGTCATAACGGTGTACCGAGGAACGTACTGTCTCCTGAGGAAGATATAGACAAAAAAATAGATAAAATTACAGAACAGACAAACCTTCTCTACCTGAGTAATTTGATGAAGGAAAAAGGTGTTTTAGACCTTTTAAACTCCCTAGAATATTTAGATGAGAAAAAATTGAACTATAGACTGAATCTGGCAGGAAATATCGAAAAAAACCTAGAAAGAGAGGTCTTTGCCCTTATTGAAAAACATAAAGATAGAGTTAGCTATCTAGGTGTGTTAGGCGGTGAGGAGAAGAGAAGGTTGCTTTTAAATAGTGACATTTTTATCCTGCCCACATACTACCCTATAGAGGGCCAACCTATATCCATACTTGAGGCTATGATAAATGGCTGTGCCATAGTCACCACAGATCAGGGAGGTATAGGTGATATATTCAAAAAAAATCTAAATGGAATAGAATGTCTCAAGAAAAATCCATACTCTATTTATACTGCCATTTTAGAGACTGCAAAAGAACTAAAAAAATTTCAAAAATACAATTATGAAAAGGCAATAAATGATTATAGGCCAGAGGATTTTGTTGAAAGAGTAAATAGAATAATGACTTCTTCTATTAAATAA
- a CDS encoding GDP-L-fucose synthase: MELNSKIYLAGHNGLVGSSLLNNLKNKNYKNIITKDFSELDLRKQDQVEKFFEEEKPEYVFLIAAKVGGIHANNTYPAEFIYDNLMIEANVINSAHKYGVKKLLFLGSACIYPKFAGQPIKEESLLTGELEPTNKAYAIAKISGIELCKSYRRQYGDDFICAMPTNLYGPKDNFDLKTSHVMPALIRKFHEGKKNGSKEVVVWGTGKPTREFLFVEDLTDALIHLMNNYSEEGHINIGTGIEIELNNLVHLIKKVVGYEGEVVFDTTKPDGTPRRSLDVEKIHATGWRHKIELEEGIREVYKWYLENKD, encoded by the coding sequence ATGGAACTGAATTCAAAAATATATCTTGCCGGACACAATGGTTTAGTTGGGTCATCTCTGTTAAATAATTTAAAAAATAAAAATTATAAAAATATCATTACAAAGGATTTCAGTGAATTAGACCTAAGAAAGCAGGATCAAGTAGAAAAATTCTTTGAAGAGGAAAAACCTGAATATGTTTTTTTGATAGCTGCAAAAGTAGGGGGGATACACGCTAACAATACATATCCAGCAGAATTTATATATGACAATCTGATGATAGAGGCCAATGTTATAAATTCAGCCCATAAGTATGGAGTTAAAAAATTATTATTTTTGGGAAGTGCTTGCATCTATCCTAAATTTGCAGGTCAGCCTATAAAAGAAGAGTCCCTTCTTACCGGTGAGCTTGAGCCTACAAATAAAGCATATGCAATAGCAAAAATTTCTGGAATAGAACTCTGCAAATCCTACAGACGTCAATATGGTGATGATTTTATCTGTGCAATGCCTACTAATCTCTACGGTCCAAAAGACAATTTTGACCTTAAAACTTCTCATGTTATGCCGGCATTAATAAGAAAATTTCATGAAGGCAAAAAAAATGGAAGTAAAGAAGTGGTTGTATGGGGTACAGGTAAACCTACTAGAGAGTTTTTATTTGTAGAAGACCTCACCGATGCCCTAATACATCTCATGAATAATTATTCTGAAGAAGGACATATCAACATAGGTACTGGCATCGAGATAGAATTAAATAATTTGGTTCATCTAATAAAAAAAGTTGTTGGATATGAAGGCGAAGTTGTTTTTGATACAACAAAACCCGATGGAACGCCCAGAAGATCTTTAGATGTAGAAAAAATACATGCTACTGGATGGCGACATAAGATAGAGCTAGAAGAGGGAATAAGAGAGGTCTATAAATGGTATCTAGAAAATAAAGATTAA